One region of Anaeromyxobacter paludicola genomic DNA includes:
- the nifJ gene encoding pyruvate:ferredoxin (flavodoxin) oxidoreductase, with translation MSKRRMVTMDGNEAVASVAHRINEVIAIYPITPSSNMGEWADEWSSKGRKNIWGSVPSVSEMQSEGGAAGAVHGALQAGALTTTFTASQGLLLMIPNMYKIAGELTPFCMHVSARTVATHALSIFGDHSDVMAVRQTGFALLSSASVQEAHDFALIAQRASLVSRVPFLHFFDGFRTSHEVSKIELLEDDDLRALITDELVAAHRARALSPEAPVVRGTAQNPDAFFQAREACNGYYLDCPDAVQAAMDAFAELTGRQYRLFEYYGHPEAERVVVAMGSACETIQETIDWLVARGEKVGLVKVRLYRPFAVGDFMKALPRTTQSIAVLDRTKEPGAIGEPLYQDVVTALREAQQAHIDRFHHEIVVTGGRYGLSSKEFTPAMVKAVYDDLAKHRPHRHFTVGINDDVTKLSLPWDPTFDIEPDAVVRAVFFGLGADGTVGANKNSIKIIGEDTDNWAQGYFVYDSKKSGSVTISHLRFGPRPIHSAYLVSKANFVACHQSQFLEKYEMLELAAPGATFLLNTAHGPAEVWDHLPLEVQQQLLEKHLKLYVIDAYDVAKKTGMGVRINTIMQTCFFAISGVLPREEAIAHIKKAIEKTYSRKGAEVVQKNFEAVDQTLAHLYPVEVPKRLGGAPRPPAVSEAAPEFVKRVTSLMMAGKGDLLPVSAFPVDGTWPMGTTRWEKRSIALDIPTWDSSLCIQCNKCALICPHAAIRAKFYPADALASAPAAFKAMDFKSAEVKGAKYTIQVAPEDCTGCNLCVAICPAESKTQAGHKALDLVPMPPLREQEKKNFEFFLGIPDADRTKLKLDVKGTQFLEPLFEFSGACSGCGETPYLKVLTQLYGDRMLIANATGCSSIYGANLPTTPYTTDVSGRGPAWANSLFEDNAEFGFGLRLAVDKQSEYATELLKRLAPALGDALVDGLVQADQSTEAGIAAQRERVKALKEKLAGLAEPDARRLLVLADYLVKKSVWIVGGDGWAYDIGYGGLDHVLAQGKKVNILVLDTEVYSNTGGQASKATPMGAAAKFATSGKALAKKDLAMMAMTYGNAYVARVAMGAKDAQTINALREADAFPGTSLVIAYSHCIAHGYDMGLGLEQQTAAVSSGYWPLFRFDPRRTAQGESPLKLDSGAPKTTLLDYVSNENRYRQVQQANPAAFDHFIAEAQKQVRERYALYEQLARALHPENLVPGKANGAPKA, from the coding sequence ATGTCGAAGCGGCGCATGGTGACGATGGACGGGAACGAGGCGGTCGCCTCGGTCGCCCACCGCATCAACGAGGTGATCGCGATCTACCCGATCACGCCCTCCTCCAACATGGGCGAGTGGGCCGACGAGTGGTCGTCGAAGGGCAGGAAGAACATCTGGGGCTCGGTGCCGAGCGTCTCCGAGATGCAGTCGGAGGGCGGCGCCGCGGGCGCGGTCCACGGCGCGCTGCAGGCCGGCGCCCTGACGACGACCTTCACGGCGTCGCAGGGGCTGCTGCTCATGATCCCCAACATGTACAAGATCGCGGGCGAGCTCACCCCGTTCTGCATGCACGTGTCGGCGCGCACGGTGGCGACGCACGCGCTCTCGATCTTCGGCGACCACTCCGACGTGATGGCGGTGCGCCAGACCGGCTTCGCGCTCCTCTCCTCCGCGTCGGTGCAGGAGGCGCACGACTTCGCGCTCATCGCGCAGCGCGCCTCGCTCGTGTCGCGCGTGCCCTTCCTCCACTTCTTCGACGGCTTCCGCACCTCGCACGAGGTCTCGAAGATCGAGCTGCTCGAGGACGACGACCTCCGCGCGCTCATCACCGACGAGCTGGTGGCGGCGCACCGCGCCCGCGCGCTCTCGCCGGAGGCGCCGGTGGTCCGCGGCACCGCCCAGAACCCCGACGCGTTCTTCCAGGCCCGCGAGGCCTGCAACGGCTACTACCTCGACTGCCCCGACGCGGTGCAGGCGGCGATGGACGCCTTCGCGGAGCTCACCGGCCGCCAGTACCGGCTCTTCGAGTATTACGGCCACCCGGAGGCGGAGCGGGTGGTGGTGGCGATGGGCTCGGCCTGCGAGACCATCCAGGAGACCATCGACTGGCTGGTCGCCAGGGGCGAGAAGGTCGGCCTGGTGAAGGTGCGGCTCTACCGGCCGTTCGCGGTGGGCGACTTCATGAAGGCGCTGCCGCGCACCACCCAGAGCATCGCCGTCCTCGACCGGACCAAGGAGCCGGGCGCCATCGGCGAGCCGCTCTACCAGGACGTGGTCACCGCGCTCCGCGAGGCGCAGCAGGCCCACATCGACCGCTTCCACCACGAGATCGTGGTCACCGGCGGCCGCTACGGCCTCTCCTCCAAGGAGTTCACGCCGGCGATGGTGAAGGCCGTCTACGACGACCTCGCGAAGCACCGCCCGCACCGGCACTTCACCGTCGGCATCAACGACGACGTCACGAAGCTCTCGCTCCCCTGGGACCCGACCTTCGACATCGAGCCCGACGCGGTGGTCCGCGCCGTCTTCTTCGGCCTCGGCGCCGACGGCACCGTGGGCGCGAACAAGAACTCGATCAAGATCATCGGCGAGGACACCGACAACTGGGCGCAGGGCTACTTCGTCTACGACTCGAAGAAGTCCGGGTCGGTGACCATCAGCCACCTGCGCTTCGGGCCGAGGCCGATCCACTCGGCCTACCTCGTCTCCAAGGCCAACTTCGTCGCCTGCCACCAGTCCCAGTTCCTCGAGAAGTACGAGATGCTCGAGCTGGCGGCGCCGGGCGCGACCTTCCTCCTCAACACGGCGCACGGGCCCGCGGAGGTGTGGGACCACCTGCCGCTCGAGGTGCAGCAGCAGCTCCTCGAGAAGCACCTCAAGCTCTACGTCATCGACGCCTACGACGTGGCCAAGAAGACCGGCATGGGGGTGCGCATCAACACCATCATGCAGACCTGCTTCTTCGCCATCTCCGGCGTGCTCCCGCGCGAGGAGGCGATCGCCCACATCAAGAAGGCGATCGAGAAGACCTACTCGCGCAAGGGCGCCGAGGTGGTGCAGAAGAACTTCGAGGCGGTGGACCAGACCCTCGCCCACCTCTACCCGGTGGAGGTGCCGAAGCGGCTCGGCGGCGCGCCGCGCCCGCCGGCGGTCTCCGAGGCGGCCCCCGAGTTCGTGAAGCGGGTCACCTCGCTCATGATGGCCGGCAAGGGCGACCTCCTCCCGGTCTCGGCCTTCCCGGTGGACGGCACCTGGCCGATGGGCACCACGCGCTGGGAGAAGCGGAGCATCGCCCTCGACATCCCGACCTGGGACTCCTCGCTCTGCATCCAGTGCAACAAGTGCGCGCTCATCTGCCCGCACGCCGCCATCCGCGCCAAGTTCTACCCGGCCGACGCGCTCGCCTCCGCCCCGGCGGCGTTCAAGGCGATGGACTTCAAGAGCGCCGAGGTGAAGGGCGCCAAGTACACCATCCAGGTGGCGCCCGAGGACTGCACCGGCTGCAACCTCTGCGTCGCCATCTGCCCGGCCGAGTCGAAGACCCAGGCCGGCCACAAGGCGCTCGACCTCGTGCCGATGCCGCCGCTCCGCGAGCAGGAGAAGAAGAACTTCGAGTTCTTCCTCGGCATCCCCGACGCCGATCGGACCAAGCTCAAGCTCGACGTGAAGGGCACGCAGTTCCTCGAGCCGCTCTTCGAGTTCTCGGGGGCCTGCTCCGGCTGCGGCGAGACGCCGTACCTCAAGGTCCTGACGCAGCTCTACGGCGACCGGATGCTCATCGCCAACGCCACCGGCTGCTCGTCGATCTACGGCGCGAACCTCCCGACCACCCCGTACACCACCGACGTCAGCGGCCGCGGCCCGGCCTGGGCCAACTCGCTCTTCGAGGACAACGCCGAGTTCGGCTTCGGCCTCCGGCTCGCGGTGGACAAGCAGTCCGAGTACGCGACGGAGCTCCTGAAGCGGCTCGCGCCGGCGCTCGGCGACGCGCTCGTGGACGGGCTCGTCCAGGCCGACCAGTCCACCGAGGCCGGCATCGCGGCGCAGCGCGAGCGGGTGAAGGCGCTGAAGGAGAAGCTCGCCGGGCTGGCCGAGCCCGACGCGCGGCGGCTCCTCGTGCTCGCCGACTACCTCGTGAAGAAGAGCGTCTGGATCGTGGGCGGCGACGGCTGGGCCTACGACATCGGCTACGGCGGCCTCGACCACGTGCTCGCCCAGGGCAAGAAGGTGAACATCCTGGTGCTCGACACCGAGGTCTACTCGAACACCGGCGGCCAGGCCTCCAAGGCCACGCCCATGGGCGCCGCGGCCAAGTTCGCCACCTCCGGCAAGGCCCTCGCCAAGAAGGACCTCGCCATGATGGCGATGACCTACGGCAACGCGTACGTGGCCCGGGTGGCCATGGGCGCGAAGGACGCGCAGACCATCAACGCGCTCCGCGAGGCCGACGCCTTCCCCGGCACCTCGCTCGTCATCGCGTACAGCCACTGCATCGCGCACGGCTACGACATGGGGCTCGGGCTCGAGCAGCAGACCGCCGCGGTGAGCTCCGGCTACTGGCCGCTCTTCCGCTTCGACCCGCGCCGCACCGCCCAGGGCGAGAGCCCGCTCAAGCTCGACTCGGGCGCGCCCAAGACCACGCTCCTCGACTACGTGTCGAACGAGAACCGGTACCGCCAGGTGCAGCAGGCCAACCCGGCGGCGTTCGACCACTTCATCGCCGAGGCGCAGAAGCAGGTCCGGGAGCGGTACGCGCTCTACGAGCAGCTCGCCCGCGCGCTGCACCCCGAGAACCTGGTCCCCGGCAAGGCCAACGGGGCGCCGAAGGCGTAG
- a CDS encoding CxxxxCH/CxxCH domain c-type cytochrome, with the protein MSRCVIVAALACSAALLACGSGRHAESAGGAQGACERCHGDGTTSPVFGLSNTSDPRVGAHLAHVQDGPVRQGLGCDACHAVPHAVGDPGHFSGTGLLAFGPLATANGRLTPRFLPGDASTPPSCSQVYCHGATLQGGRFTQPVWTRVDGAQSACDACHGYPPPPPHLAATRCEGCHGRTVRPDGTVDVAGGYHVNGRLDVTFSADVPCGGCHEVPPATGSHAVHFALQGAPPVATYGDLRILQDYAPQGGPGYAFGCGNCHPLDAAKHGDGAVEVELHDPAAPAGSLKARNGPGATYAADRTCGQVYCHGSGQDAPAFQPTPAWDSGARLGCDGCHGNPPRYPSGGAGTATANSHLVLGDDGWELGHFLGMPGAWHPGGTKHGGALAAGQDAAPITCQACHAGTVDPGHTGPSGFYWLDTSGSYQLPGGDPARLTTRTYADLACTACHGTAGGPAAEGGAVLPRLHVNGRRDVVFDARTALPGSIPWLPAAPDRPTRPYWVTSAATLVDPAQVPGAVMDGTTLSVHLADARWDPATKTCTSVGCHLAQTSVRWGTTPVGSATCGACHGLP; encoded by the coding sequence ATGTCACGCTGCGTCATCGTCGCCGCGCTCGCCTGCTCTGCCGCCCTCCTCGCCTGCGGCAGCGGGCGCCACGCCGAGAGCGCCGGCGGTGCCCAGGGCGCCTGCGAGCGCTGCCACGGCGACGGGACCACCTCCCCGGTGTTCGGGCTCTCCAACACCTCCGACCCGCGCGTCGGCGCGCACCTCGCCCACGTGCAGGACGGCCCCGTCCGCCAGGGGCTCGGCTGCGACGCCTGCCACGCGGTGCCGCACGCCGTCGGCGACCCGGGCCACTTCAGCGGCACGGGGCTCCTCGCCTTCGGCCCGCTCGCGACCGCCAACGGGAGGCTGACGCCCCGCTTCCTCCCCGGCGACGCGAGCACGCCGCCGTCCTGCAGCCAGGTCTACTGCCACGGCGCCACGCTGCAGGGCGGCCGCTTCACGCAGCCGGTCTGGACGCGGGTGGACGGCGCGCAGTCGGCCTGCGACGCCTGCCACGGCTACCCGCCCCCGCCGCCGCACCTCGCGGCCACCCGCTGCGAGGGGTGCCACGGCCGCACCGTCCGCCCGGACGGCACCGTCGACGTGGCGGGCGGGTATCACGTGAACGGCCGGCTCGACGTCACCTTCAGCGCCGACGTGCCCTGCGGCGGCTGCCACGAGGTCCCGCCGGCCACCGGCTCGCACGCGGTCCACTTCGCCCTGCAGGGCGCGCCGCCCGTCGCCACCTACGGCGACCTGCGGATCCTCCAGGACTACGCGCCGCAGGGCGGTCCGGGCTACGCCTTCGGCTGCGGCAACTGCCACCCGCTCGACGCGGCCAAGCACGGCGACGGCGCGGTGGAGGTGGAGCTCCACGACCCCGCCGCGCCGGCCGGGAGCCTCAAGGCGCGCAACGGCCCCGGGGCCACCTACGCCGCCGACCGGACCTGCGGGCAGGTCTACTGCCACGGCTCCGGCCAGGACGCGCCCGCGTTCCAGCCGACGCCGGCCTGGGACTCCGGCGCGCGGCTCGGCTGCGACGGCTGCCACGGCAACCCGCCGCGCTACCCGAGCGGCGGGGCCGGCACCGCCACCGCCAACAGCCACCTCGTGCTCGGCGACGACGGGTGGGAGCTGGGCCACTTCCTCGGGATGCCGGGCGCGTGGCACCCCGGCGGCACCAAGCACGGCGGCGCGCTCGCGGCCGGGCAGGACGCGGCCCCCATCACCTGCCAGGCCTGCCACGCCGGGACGGTGGACCCGGGCCACACCGGCCCGTCGGGCTTCTACTGGCTCGACACGAGCGGCAGCTACCAGCTGCCCGGCGGCGACCCGGCCCGCCTCACCACCCGCACCTACGCCGACCTCGCCTGCACCGCCTGCCACGGCACGGCGGGCGGGCCCGCGGCCGAGGGCGGCGCGGTGCTCCCGCGCCTGCACGTGAACGGCCGGCGCGACGTGGTCTTCGACGCGCGCACCGCGCTCCCGGGGAGCATCCCCTGGCTGCCCGCCGCGCCCGACCGGCCCACCCGGCCGTACTGGGTGACGAGCGCGGCCACGCTGGTGGACCCGGCGCAGGTGCCGGGCGCGGTGATGGACGGCACCACGCTCTCCGTCCACCTCGCCGACGCGCGCTGGGACCCGGCGACGAAGACCTGCACGTCGGTGGGGTGCCACCTCGCGCAGACCTCGGTGCGCTGGGGCACGACGCCCGTGGGGAGCGCCACCTGCGGCGCCTGCCACGGGCTGCCGTGA
- the rsfS gene encoding ribosome silencing factor gives MATKKTAKKAPAKRKLKPARRPDAKKPARKPAAKKRDLSRASPANRGRGAKPAKRFKAEKPDAVGTTRKPKKAAKVAPLGGRQRRALEAPEPSEAVAAAAQAAPQEEARPDPARDTAMVIAQAGLDKKANEVLLLDVRGLTSYADWFVLMTADSDRQAGAIADAIDEKLKAAGQSKVGSEGYSGGRWVLIDYGDVVAHVFSREARQFYDLEGLWADAPRFPVEG, from the coding sequence ATGGCGACGAAGAAGACCGCGAAGAAGGCCCCTGCCAAGAGGAAGCTCAAGCCGGCCCGCAGGCCCGACGCGAAGAAGCCGGCCCGCAAGCCGGCCGCGAAGAAGCGCGACCTCTCGCGCGCCAGCCCGGCGAACCGCGGGCGCGGCGCCAAGCCGGCCAAGCGCTTCAAGGCGGAGAAGCCCGACGCCGTCGGCACCACCCGCAAGCCGAAGAAGGCCGCCAAGGTCGCCCCGCTCGGCGGGCGGCAGCGCCGGGCGCTCGAGGCGCCGGAGCCGTCGGAGGCCGTCGCCGCCGCCGCGCAGGCCGCGCCGCAGGAGGAGGCCCGCCCCGATCCGGCCCGCGACACCGCCATGGTGATCGCGCAGGCCGGCCTCGACAAGAAGGCGAACGAGGTGCTCCTCCTCGACGTCCGCGGGCTCACGAGCTACGCCGACTGGTTCGTGCTCATGACCGCCGACAGCGACCGGCAGGCGGGCGCGATCGCCGACGCCATCGACGAGAAGCTCAAGGCCGCGGGGCAGAGCAAGGTGGGCTCGGAGGGCTACTCCGGCGGCCGCTGGGTGCTCATCGACTACGGCGACGTGGTGGCCCACGTGTTCAGCCGCGAGGCGCGGCAGTTCTACGACCTCGAGGGGCTCTGGGCCGACGCGCCGCGGTTCCCGGTCGAGGGGTAG
- a CDS encoding glutamate-5-semialdehyde dehydrogenase, translated as MRALAVAAKEAARELSRAPTARKNAALLAAADAVIRRSRGILAANKHDLAAAKKAGQNAAYLDRLALDPKRLEGIAGALREVARLPDPVGEVTASWSRPNGLAIRKVRIPLGVVLMVYEARPNVTTDAAGLCLKSGNAAILRPGSDALHSSLALADAFADGLARAGLPRAAVQVVPTPDREATFALLALDDLIDLAIPRGGPSLIRAVAERSRVPVVKHYQGVCHLFLDQSAPVEKAVAIALNGKVQRPGVCNALECLLVHRGAAAKLLPAVGGALAKAGVELRCDPASLAVLTRAGVKAKAAAPDDFGREFLDLVLAVRVVPNLDGALDHIARYGSLHTEAIVTRDLDSARRFEREVTASAVVVNASTRFNDGGELGLGAEIGISTTKLHAFGPMGLQELTAQKYVVQGEGQVRI; from the coding sequence CGGTGATCCGGCGCAGCCGCGGCATCCTCGCCGCCAACAAGCACGACCTCGCCGCGGCGAAGAAGGCGGGCCAGAACGCCGCCTACCTCGACCGGCTCGCGCTCGACCCGAAGCGGCTCGAGGGCATCGCCGGCGCGCTGCGCGAGGTGGCCCGCCTCCCCGATCCGGTGGGCGAGGTGACCGCCAGCTGGAGCCGCCCGAACGGGCTCGCCATCAGGAAGGTCCGCATCCCGCTCGGCGTGGTGCTGATGGTCTACGAGGCCCGCCCCAACGTGACCACCGACGCGGCCGGCCTCTGCCTCAAGAGCGGCAACGCCGCGATCCTCCGGCCCGGCTCCGACGCGCTCCACTCCTCCCTCGCGCTCGCCGACGCCTTCGCCGACGGGCTCGCCAGGGCCGGGCTGCCGCGCGCCGCCGTGCAGGTGGTCCCGACGCCCGACCGCGAGGCCACCTTCGCGCTCCTCGCGCTCGACGACCTCATCGACCTCGCCATCCCGCGCGGCGGGCCGTCGCTCATCCGCGCCGTGGCCGAGCGCTCGCGCGTGCCGGTGGTGAAGCACTACCAGGGCGTCTGCCACCTCTTCCTCGACCAGTCGGCGCCGGTGGAGAAGGCGGTGGCCATCGCCCTCAACGGCAAGGTGCAGCGCCCCGGCGTCTGCAACGCGCTCGAGTGCCTGCTCGTGCACCGGGGGGCGGCGGCGAAGCTCCTGCCCGCGGTGGGCGGCGCGCTCGCCAAGGCCGGCGTGGAGCTGCGCTGCGACCCGGCCTCGCTCGCGGTGCTGACCCGCGCCGGCGTGAAGGCGAAGGCGGCCGCGCCGGACGACTTCGGGCGCGAGTTCCTCGACCTCGTGCTCGCGGTACGGGTGGTCCCGAACCTCGACGGCGCGCTCGACCACATCGCGCGCTACGGCTCGCTCCACACCGAGGCGATCGTCACCCGCGACCTCGACAGCGCCCGGCGGTTCGAGCGCGAGGTCACCGCGAGCGCGGTGGTGGTGAACGCCTCCACCCGCTTCAACGACGGCGGCGAGCTCGGGCTCGGCGCCGAGATCGGCATCTCCACCACCAAGCTGCACGCCTTCGGACCGATGGGCTTGCAGGAGCTGACGGCGCAGAAGTACGTCGTGCAGGGCGAAGGACAAGTGAGGATCTAG